A single genomic interval of Oncorhynchus tshawytscha isolate Ot180627B linkage group LG15, Otsh_v2.0, whole genome shotgun sequence harbors:
- the LOC112214404 gene encoding regulator of nonsense transcripts 2-like isoform X4 codes for MLAEGKRSLNMDEKEVSSFSNKEKDREGDRRPASSRDKVKDEAKMSGKKDIGKAAEEKRRRLEEDKRKKEEKERKRKEEEKLKAEEEQRKKEEEEKKQQEEQERKVQEEEAKRQREEEAAQLKEKEEGHQLHQEAWERHQCRKELRIRNQNAHEGRPEETFFSRLDSSLKKNTAFVKKLRTLTEQQREALSNDFGSLNLSKYIGEAVGSVVEAKLKISDVGCAVHLCSLFHQRYAEFAPLLLQAWKRHFEARKEEKAPNVSKLRTDLRFIAELTIVGLFTDKEGLSLIYEQLKSIIGTDRETHTHVSVVISFCKHCGDDIAGLVPRKVKAAREKFGLAFPPSEIINTEKQQPFQNLLREYFTSLTKHLKKDHRELQNIERQNRRILHSKGELSEDRHKQYEEFATSYQKLLANTQSLADFLDENMPELPLDKTVQEEHGPGIDIFTPGKPGEYDLEGGIWEDEDARNFYENMVDLKAFVPAILFKDNEKGKDKEEAAGKEAKDAAATTEELELELEALDIADDPLELDGPDEAENEAELAKKLLDEQEQEDEEASTGSHLKLIVDAFIQQLPNCVNRDLIDKAAMDFCMNMNTKSNRRKLVRALFTVPRQRLDLLPFYSRLVATLHPCMSDVADDLCSILKGDFRFHIRKKDQINIETKNKTVRFIGELAKFKLFSKTDTLHCLKMLLSDFSHHHIEMACTLLETSGRFLFRSPDSHLRTSVLLEQMMRKKQAQHLDARYVTMVENAYYYCNPPPMEKTVRKKRPPLQEYIRKLLYKDLSKVTTEKVLRQMRKLPWQDPESKGYLICCMVNIWNIKYNSIHCVANLLAGLVAYQEDVGIHVVDGVLEDIRLGMEVNQPKFNQRRISSAKFLGELYNYRMVESAVIFRTLFSFISFGVNPDGSPSPLDPPEHLFRIRMVCTLLDTCGQYFDRGSSKRKLDCFLIYFQRYIWWKKSVEVWSAEHLFPIDIDYMISDTLELLRPKMKLCISLEDSTRHVTELEREFLVKLGLAMDGQKDGRPSSAMGSEGEALDEDDEDDDEEGGADTEEQSGNESEMNEPEEEEGSENEEEEREEEEEENTDYLTDSNKENETDEENNEVTIRGGGLKHVACAEDEDFIQALDKMMLENLQQRSGEAVKVHQLDVAIPLQLKSQLKKGPGGPVCSGEGDGGISDTMQFVMLTRKGNKQQFKILNVPLSSHLAANHFNQQQAEQEERMRMKKLTLDINERQEQEDYQEMMASLAQRPAPANTNRERRPRYQHPKGAPNADLIFKTGGRKQETKQERNERHEKRDRQERQEKHKRNNRYEGQEARASQLSRTRY; via the exons ATGCTTGCTGAGGGCAAGAGATCATTAAACATGGATGAGAAAGAGGTGAGCTCCTTTAGTAacaaggagaaagacagagagggtgatAGACGGCCCGCCTCCTCCCGGGATAAAGTGAAGGATGAGGCAAAGATGAGTGGCAAGAAAGATATCGGTAAGGccgcagaggaaaagaggaggagactTGAGGAGGACaaaagaaagaaggaagaaaaGGAGCGGAAacggaaagaggaggagaaactgaaggcagaggaggagcagaggaagaaggaggaagaggagaagaagcagcaggaggagcaggagaggaaagTTCAGGAGGAGGAGGCCAAGAGACAGCGTGAAGAGGAGGCAGCTCAACTCAA ggagaaggaagagggtcACCAGCTCCACCAGGAGGCCTGGGAGCGCCACCAGTGCCGGAAGGAGCTGCGCATCCGCAACCAGAACGCCCACGAGGGCCGTCCCGAGGAAACCTTCTTTAGCCGCCTTGACTCCAGCTTGAAGAAGAACACGGCCTTCGTCAAGAAGCTGCGCACGCTCACTGAGCAGCAGCGTGAAGCCCTCTCCAATGACTTCGGCTCGCTCAACCTCAGCAAGTACATCGGCGAGGCGGTGGGCTCGGTGGTGGAGGCCAAGCTGAAGATCTCTGATGTGGGCTGCGCCGTGCACCTGTGCTCCCTCTTTCACCAGCGCTACGCTGAATTTGCCCCACTGCTCCTCCAGGCCTGGAAGAGGCACTTTGAGGCACGCAAGGAGGAGAAGGCGCCCAACGTGAGCAAGCTGCGCACCGACCTGCGCTTCATTGCAGAGCTTACCATCGTGGGCCTGTTTACGGACAAGGAGGGCCTTTCGCTCATCTACGAGCAGCTGAAGAGCATCATTGGGACAGACCGCGAGACACACACGCATGTGTCGGTGGTCATCAGCTTCTGTAagcactgtggggacgacatcgcgGGCCTGGTGCCTCGCAAAGTGAAGGCTGCACGGGAGAAGTTTGGCCTGGCCTTCCCTCCCAGTGAGATCATCAACACGGAGAAGCAGCAGCCCTTCCAGAACCTTCTGAGGGAGTACTTCACCTCGCTCACCAAGCACCTGAAGAAGGACCACCGCGAGTTGCAGAACATCGAGAGGCAGAACAG GCGTATCCTCCACTCCAAAGGGGAGCTGAGTGAGGACAGACACAAGCAGTATGAGGAGTTTGCTACATCCTACCAGAAGCTGCTGGCTAACACCCAGTCTCTGGCTGACTTTCTGGATGAGAACATGCCAGAACTTCCACTGGACAAGACTGTGCAGGAAG AGCACGGCCCTGGCATTGACATCTTCACCCCTGGGAAGCCCGGGGAGTATGACCTGGAGGGGGGCATCTGGGAGGACGAGGATGCCAGGAACTTCTATGAGAACATGGTGGACCTGAAGGCCTTCGTCCCCGCCATCCTGTTCAAAGATAACGAGAAGGGCAAGGACAAAGAAGAGGCTGCTGGTAAAG AGGCTAAAGATGCTGCGGCCACCACAGAGGAGTTGGAGTTGGAGCTCGAGGCTCTAGACATCGCTGATGACCCTCTGGAGCTGGATGGACCTGACGAGGCAGAGAACGAGGCAGAGCTTGCCAAAAAACTATTGGACGAGCAAG AACAAGAGGATGAGGAGGCAAGCACCGGGTCCCACCTGAAGCTCATCGTGGACGCCTTCATCCAGCAGCTTCCCAACTGCGTCAACAGAGACCTCATAGACAAG GCTGCCATGGATTTCTGCATGAACATGAACACCAAGTCAAACAGGAGGAAGCTGGTCCGGGCTCTCTTCACCGTTCCCAGACAAAG GTTGGATCTGCTGCCCTTTTACTCCCGTCTGGTGGCCACCCTTCACCCCTGCATGTCAGATGTGGCCGATGACCTGTGCTCCATACTCAAAGGAGACTTCAGGTTCCAT ATCCGGAAGAAGGACCAGATCAACATCGAAACCAAAAATAAAACTGTACGGTTTATCGGGGAGCTGGCAAAGTTCAAACTGTTCTCTAAAACGGACACTCTGCATTGTCTGAAG ATGCTGCTGTCAGACTTCTCCCACCACCACATAGAGATGGCCTGCACTCTGCTGGAGACCAGTGGACGCTTCCTCTTCCGATCCCCCGACTCCCACCTCCGGACCAGCGTCCTtctg GAGCAAATGATGCGTAAGAAGCAGGCGCAGCACCTGGATGCTCGCTACGTGACCATGGTGGAGAATGCCTACTACTACTGCAACCCCCCGCCCATGGAGAAGACTGTCAGGAAGAAGAGGCCCCCGCTGCAGGAGTACATCCGCAAACTGCTCTACAAGGACCTCTCCAAGGTCACCACGGAGAAG GTGTTGAGGCAGATGCGTAAACTCCCCTGGCAGGACCCAGAGTCTAAAGGCTACCTGATCTGTTGCATGGTCAACATCTGGAACATCAAGTACAACAGCATCCACTGTGTGGCCAACCTGCTGGCCGGCCTTGTGGCCTACCAGGAGGACGTGGGCATCCACGTGGTGGATGGGGTCCTGGAGGACATCCGCCTGGGAATGGAG GTGAACCAGCCGAAGTTCAACCAGCGTCGGATCAGCAGTGCCAAGTTTCTGGGGGAGCTCTACAACTACCGCATGGTGGAGTCAGCGGTCATCTTCCGCaccctcttctccttcatctcgtTCGGCGTGAACCCGGACGGCAGCCCCAGCCCCCTGGACCCCCCCGAGCACCTGTTCCGCATCCGCATGGTCTGCACCCTGCTTGACACCTGCGGACAGTACTTTGACCGCGGCTCCAGCAAGAGGAAGCTGGACTGCTTCCTCATCTACTTCCAG AGGTATATCTGGTGGAAGAAGAGTGTGGAGGTGTGGAGTGCAGAGCACCTGTTCCCCATCGACATTGACTACATGATCAGTGACACCCTGGAGCTTCTCCGGCCCAAGATGAAGCTCTGCATCTCCCTGGAAGACTCCACACGACACGTCACCGAGTTGGAGAGGGAGTTCCTCGTTAAACTGG GACTGGCCATGGATGGACAGAAGGACGGCCGGCCCTCCAGTGCCATGGGGAGTGAAGGCGAGGCTCTAGACGAGGATGACGAGGATGACGACGAAGAGGGAGGGGCGGACACAGAGGAACAGTCTGGCAATGAGAGCGAGATGAATGAGCCAGAGGAAGAA GAAGGGTCTGAGAATGAGGAAGAGGagcgggaggaagaggaggaggagaacactgACTATCTGACCGACTCCAACAAGGAGAACGAGACGGACGAGGAGAACAAT GAGGTGACCATCCGTGGTGGCGGTCTGAAGCATGTGGCATGTGCTGAGGATGAGGACTTCATCCAGGCTCTGGACAAGATGATGCTGGAGAACCTGCAG cagcggAGCGGGGAGGCGGTGAAGGTGCACCAGTTGGACGTGGCCATCCCCCTGCAGCTGAAGAGCCAGCTGAAGAAAGGCCCTGGAGGACCCGTCTGctctggagagggagatggaggcatCTCAGACACCATGCAGTTTGTCATGCTCACGCGCAAGGGCAACAAACAGcag TTTAAGATCCTGAACGTGCCTTTATCCTCCCACCTGGCTGCCAACCACTTCAACCAGCAGCAggcagagcaggaggagaggatgaggatgaaGAAGCTCACTCTGGACATCAACGAGAGACAGGAGCAAGAAGACTACCAAG AAATGATGGCGTCTCTGGCCCAGCGGCCCGCTCCCGCCAACACCAACCGGGAGCGGCGCCCGCGCTACCAACACCCCAAAGGGGCACCCAACGCCGACCTCATCTTCAAGACCGGAGGAAG AAAGCAGGAAACAAAGCAGGAGAGAAATGAAAGGCACGAAAAGCGTGACAGACAAGAAAGGCAAGAGAAACACAAGAGAAACAACAGATATGAGGGCCAGGAGGCTAGGGCCAGCCAGCTCAGTCGGACACGCTACTGA
- the LOC112214404 gene encoding regulator of nonsense transcripts 2-like isoform X7: MLAEGKRSLNMDEKEVSSFSNKEKDREGDRRPASSRDKVKDEAKMSGKKDIGKAAEEKRRRLEEDKRKKEEKERKRKEEEKLKAEEEQRKKEEEEKKQQEEQERKVQEEEAKRQREEEAAQLKEKEEGHQLHQEAWERHQCRKELRIRNQNAHEGRPEETFFSRLDSSLKKNTAFVKKLRTLTEQQREALSNDFGSLNLSKYIGEAVGSVVEAKLKISDVGCAVHLCSLFHQRYAEFAPLLLQAWKRHFEARKEEKAPNVSKLRTDLRFIAELTIVGLFTDKEGLSLIYEQLKSIIGTDRETHTHVSVVISFCKHCGDDIAGLVPRKVKAAREKFGLAFPPSEIINTEKQQPFQNLLREYFTSLTKHLKKDHRELQNIERQNRRILHSKGELSEDRHKQYEEFATSYQKLLANTQSLADFLDENMPELPLDKTVQEEHGPGIDIFTPGKPGEYDLEGGIWEDEDARNFYENMVDLKAFVPAILFKDNEKGKDKEEAAGKEAKDAAATTEELELELEALDIADDPLELDGPDEAENEAELAKKLLDEQGKDEEQEDEEASTGSHLKLIVDAFIQQLPNCVNRDLIDKAAMDFCMNMNTKSNRRKLVRALFTVPRQRLDLLPFYSRLVATLHPCMSDVADDLCSILKGDFRFHIRKKDQINIETKNKTVRFIGELAKFKLFSKTDTLHCLKMLLSDFSHHHIEMACTLLETSGRFLFRSPDSHLRTSVLLEQMMRKKQAQHLDARYVTMVENAYYYCNPPPMEKTVRKKRPPLQEYIRKLLYKDLSKVTTEKVLRQMRKLPWQDPESKGYLICCMVNIWNIKYNSIHCVANLLAGLVAYQEDVGIHVVDGVLEDIRLGMEVNQPKFNQRRISSAKFLGELYNYRMVESAVIFRTLFSFISFGVNPDGSPSPLDPPEHLFRIRMVCTLLDTCGQYFDRGSSKRKLDCFLIYFQRYIWWKKSVEVWSAEHLFPIDIDYMISDTLELLRPKMKLCISLEDSTRHVTELEREFLVKLGLAMDGQKDGRPSSAMGSEGEALDEDDEDDDEEGGADTEEQSGNESEMNEPEEEEGSENEEEEREEEEEENTDYLTDSNKENETDEENNEVTIRGGGLKHVACAEDEDFIQALDKMMLENLQQRSGEAVKVHQLDVAIPLQLKSQLKKGPGGPVCSGEGDGGISDTMQFVMLTRKGNKQQFKILNVPLSSHLAANHFNQQQAEQEERMRMKKLTLDINERQEQEDYQEMMASLAQRPAPANTNRERRPRYQHPKGAPNADLIFKTGGRRC; encoded by the exons ATGCTTGCTGAGGGCAAGAGATCATTAAACATGGATGAGAAAGAGGTGAGCTCCTTTAGTAacaaggagaaagacagagagggtgatAGACGGCCCGCCTCCTCCCGGGATAAAGTGAAGGATGAGGCAAAGATGAGTGGCAAGAAAGATATCGGTAAGGccgcagaggaaaagaggaggagactTGAGGAGGACaaaagaaagaaggaagaaaaGGAGCGGAAacggaaagaggaggagaaactgaaggcagaggaggagcagaggaagaaggaggaagaggagaagaagcagcaggaggagcaggagaggaaagTTCAGGAGGAGGAGGCCAAGAGACAGCGTGAAGAGGAGGCAGCTCAACTCAA ggagaaggaagagggtcACCAGCTCCACCAGGAGGCCTGGGAGCGCCACCAGTGCCGGAAGGAGCTGCGCATCCGCAACCAGAACGCCCACGAGGGCCGTCCCGAGGAAACCTTCTTTAGCCGCCTTGACTCCAGCTTGAAGAAGAACACGGCCTTCGTCAAGAAGCTGCGCACGCTCACTGAGCAGCAGCGTGAAGCCCTCTCCAATGACTTCGGCTCGCTCAACCTCAGCAAGTACATCGGCGAGGCGGTGGGCTCGGTGGTGGAGGCCAAGCTGAAGATCTCTGATGTGGGCTGCGCCGTGCACCTGTGCTCCCTCTTTCACCAGCGCTACGCTGAATTTGCCCCACTGCTCCTCCAGGCCTGGAAGAGGCACTTTGAGGCACGCAAGGAGGAGAAGGCGCCCAACGTGAGCAAGCTGCGCACCGACCTGCGCTTCATTGCAGAGCTTACCATCGTGGGCCTGTTTACGGACAAGGAGGGCCTTTCGCTCATCTACGAGCAGCTGAAGAGCATCATTGGGACAGACCGCGAGACACACACGCATGTGTCGGTGGTCATCAGCTTCTGTAagcactgtggggacgacatcgcgGGCCTGGTGCCTCGCAAAGTGAAGGCTGCACGGGAGAAGTTTGGCCTGGCCTTCCCTCCCAGTGAGATCATCAACACGGAGAAGCAGCAGCCCTTCCAGAACCTTCTGAGGGAGTACTTCACCTCGCTCACCAAGCACCTGAAGAAGGACCACCGCGAGTTGCAGAACATCGAGAGGCAGAACAG GCGTATCCTCCACTCCAAAGGGGAGCTGAGTGAGGACAGACACAAGCAGTATGAGGAGTTTGCTACATCCTACCAGAAGCTGCTGGCTAACACCCAGTCTCTGGCTGACTTTCTGGATGAGAACATGCCAGAACTTCCACTGGACAAGACTGTGCAGGAAG AGCACGGCCCTGGCATTGACATCTTCACCCCTGGGAAGCCCGGGGAGTATGACCTGGAGGGGGGCATCTGGGAGGACGAGGATGCCAGGAACTTCTATGAGAACATGGTGGACCTGAAGGCCTTCGTCCCCGCCATCCTGTTCAAAGATAACGAGAAGGGCAAGGACAAAGAAGAGGCTGCTGGTAAAG AGGCTAAAGATGCTGCGGCCACCACAGAGGAGTTGGAGTTGGAGCTCGAGGCTCTAGACATCGCTGATGACCCTCTGGAGCTGGATGGACCTGACGAGGCAGAGAACGAGGCAGAGCTTGCCAAAAAACTATTGGACGAGCAAGGTAAAGATGAAG AACAAGAGGATGAGGAGGCAAGCACCGGGTCCCACCTGAAGCTCATCGTGGACGCCTTCATCCAGCAGCTTCCCAACTGCGTCAACAGAGACCTCATAGACAAG GCTGCCATGGATTTCTGCATGAACATGAACACCAAGTCAAACAGGAGGAAGCTGGTCCGGGCTCTCTTCACCGTTCCCAGACAAAG GTTGGATCTGCTGCCCTTTTACTCCCGTCTGGTGGCCACCCTTCACCCCTGCATGTCAGATGTGGCCGATGACCTGTGCTCCATACTCAAAGGAGACTTCAGGTTCCAT ATCCGGAAGAAGGACCAGATCAACATCGAAACCAAAAATAAAACTGTACGGTTTATCGGGGAGCTGGCAAAGTTCAAACTGTTCTCTAAAACGGACACTCTGCATTGTCTGAAG ATGCTGCTGTCAGACTTCTCCCACCACCACATAGAGATGGCCTGCACTCTGCTGGAGACCAGTGGACGCTTCCTCTTCCGATCCCCCGACTCCCACCTCCGGACCAGCGTCCTtctg GAGCAAATGATGCGTAAGAAGCAGGCGCAGCACCTGGATGCTCGCTACGTGACCATGGTGGAGAATGCCTACTACTACTGCAACCCCCCGCCCATGGAGAAGACTGTCAGGAAGAAGAGGCCCCCGCTGCAGGAGTACATCCGCAAACTGCTCTACAAGGACCTCTCCAAGGTCACCACGGAGAAG GTGTTGAGGCAGATGCGTAAACTCCCCTGGCAGGACCCAGAGTCTAAAGGCTACCTGATCTGTTGCATGGTCAACATCTGGAACATCAAGTACAACAGCATCCACTGTGTGGCCAACCTGCTGGCCGGCCTTGTGGCCTACCAGGAGGACGTGGGCATCCACGTGGTGGATGGGGTCCTGGAGGACATCCGCCTGGGAATGGAG GTGAACCAGCCGAAGTTCAACCAGCGTCGGATCAGCAGTGCCAAGTTTCTGGGGGAGCTCTACAACTACCGCATGGTGGAGTCAGCGGTCATCTTCCGCaccctcttctccttcatctcgtTCGGCGTGAACCCGGACGGCAGCCCCAGCCCCCTGGACCCCCCCGAGCACCTGTTCCGCATCCGCATGGTCTGCACCCTGCTTGACACCTGCGGACAGTACTTTGACCGCGGCTCCAGCAAGAGGAAGCTGGACTGCTTCCTCATCTACTTCCAG AGGTATATCTGGTGGAAGAAGAGTGTGGAGGTGTGGAGTGCAGAGCACCTGTTCCCCATCGACATTGACTACATGATCAGTGACACCCTGGAGCTTCTCCGGCCCAAGATGAAGCTCTGCATCTCCCTGGAAGACTCCACACGACACGTCACCGAGTTGGAGAGGGAGTTCCTCGTTAAACTGG GACTGGCCATGGATGGACAGAAGGACGGCCGGCCCTCCAGTGCCATGGGGAGTGAAGGCGAGGCTCTAGACGAGGATGACGAGGATGACGACGAAGAGGGAGGGGCGGACACAGAGGAACAGTCTGGCAATGAGAGCGAGATGAATGAGCCAGAGGAAGAA GAAGGGTCTGAGAATGAGGAAGAGGagcgggaggaagaggaggaggagaacactgACTATCTGACCGACTCCAACAAGGAGAACGAGACGGACGAGGAGAACAAT GAGGTGACCATCCGTGGTGGCGGTCTGAAGCATGTGGCATGTGCTGAGGATGAGGACTTCATCCAGGCTCTGGACAAGATGATGCTGGAGAACCTGCAG cagcggAGCGGGGAGGCGGTGAAGGTGCACCAGTTGGACGTGGCCATCCCCCTGCAGCTGAAGAGCCAGCTGAAGAAAGGCCCTGGAGGACCCGTCTGctctggagagggagatggaggcatCTCAGACACCATGCAGTTTGTCATGCTCACGCGCAAGGGCAACAAACAGcag TTTAAGATCCTGAACGTGCCTTTATCCTCCCACCTGGCTGCCAACCACTTCAACCAGCAGCAggcagagcaggaggagaggatgaggatgaaGAAGCTCACTCTGGACATCAACGAGAGACAGGAGCAAGAAGACTACCAAG AAATGATGGCGTCTCTGGCCCAGCGGCCCGCTCCCGCCAACACCAACCGGGAGCGGCGCCCGCGCTACCAACACCCCAAAGGGGCACCCAACGCCGACCTCATCTTCAAGACCGGAGGAAG GAGATGCTGA